The following proteins come from a genomic window of Aquimarina sp. MAR_2010_214:
- the dsrP gene encoding sulfate reduction electron transfer complex DsrMKJOP subunit DsrP — MRRLKVFRSLVKDSLDTTTQGSKKYHLWMAFLTFVMLVGMYCYSVQLDHGLSVTGMTDRVSWGLYISNFTFLVGVAAAAVMLVMPTYVLKDIDFKQAVLIGEGLAVAALIMCLAFVVADMGGPSVLWHMIPGIGVFNFPASMLTWDVIVLNGYLFLNISIPFYILFRRYQGKVPNPKIYVPGAILSVFWAVAIHLVTAFLYQGLQARPFWNNALLGPRFLASAFAAGPALIILVLAIIRTFTNFKIEDKTIKKIGMIVTVAAQINLIMLVSELFKEFYAPTHHSESAYYLFFGLHGKTALLPWIWTAIPLNILATVLLTFGKLRNNLKVLYFCCFILFIAIWIEKGFGLIVPGFIPGPYGKISEYTPTGIEIGVTMGIWALGAFIFTILAKTAIKIETGNLRFKNR; from the coding sequence ATGAGACGACTCAAAGTTTTTCGCAGTTTAGTAAAAGATAGCCTGGATACCACCACTCAAGGTTCTAAAAAATATCACTTATGGATGGCATTTTTGACCTTTGTTATGCTAGTAGGAATGTATTGCTATTCTGTACAACTAGATCACGGCCTTAGTGTTACAGGAATGACTGATAGAGTTAGTTGGGGATTATATATTTCTAATTTTACGTTTCTGGTTGGTGTGGCTGCGGCTGCGGTCATGCTAGTGATGCCAACGTATGTTTTAAAGGATATAGATTTTAAACAAGCCGTACTTATTGGTGAAGGATTAGCCGTAGCAGCATTGATTATGTGCTTAGCTTTTGTTGTTGCAGATATGGGTGGACCATCTGTATTGTGGCATATGATACCGGGAATTGGAGTTTTTAATTTTCCAGCTTCAATGCTAACCTGGGATGTTATTGTCCTTAATGGATATTTATTTTTAAATATCTCAATCCCTTTTTACATTTTGTTTAGACGTTATCAGGGAAAAGTGCCTAATCCAAAAATCTATGTTCCTGGAGCAATTTTATCTGTTTTTTGGGCAGTAGCTATTCATCTGGTAACTGCTTTTTTATATCAAGGATTACAAGCTAGACCATTTTGGAATAACGCTTTATTAGGGCCTCGATTTTTGGCATCTGCATTTGCTGCCGGACCCGCTCTGATTATTCTAGTATTAGCAATTATTAGAACTTTTACAAATTTCAAAATCGAAGATAAAACGATCAAAAAAATCGGGATGATCGTAACTGTTGCGGCACAAATCAACTTGATTATGTTAGTTTCAGAATTATTTAAAGAATTCTATGCGCCAACACACCATAGTGAAAGTGCGTATTACTTATTCTTTGGTTTACATGGTAAAACAGCATTATTACCATGGATCTGGACTGCAATACCGTTAAATATATTAGCAACAGTACTATTAACTTTTGGTAAATTACGTAACAACTTAAAGGTGTTATATTTCTGCTGTTTTATTCTTTTTATAGCGATTTGGATAGAAAAAGGATTTGGTTTGATCGTTCCTGGTTTTATTCCTGGACCTTATGGAAAAATTTCAGAATACACTCCCACGGGTATAGAAATTGGTGTAACTATGGGTATTTGGGCTCTTGGTGCCTTTATATTTACAATTTTAGCCAAAACTGCAATCAAAATTGAAACAGGAAATTTAAGATTTAAGAATAGATAA
- a CDS encoding Ig-like domain-containing protein has translation MKTKILPTVLFVLISFISLAQTTITFDDRGFSNNQDITTPLLSGISGYRFEYLQNDVQKFGTRYINDGGFGNSGYFSPPLLFRNQKIRISRVDGKPFKLNEFFTRGAFGNSVGMNFTGYLGTVPVATQSTTALNNGQSRTITLNVNFGNVTSVVIDDNEARFGLDASFDHFVFEQIIDNTAPSGYTIAWNDTKINATEAPSTSFTITGGEIGDVVNYRITSSGDGNTATITSSVAISSIPQTVTVDVSSLPDGVLTNRVTLTDPSGNIGVAVSSTATLDKIVPGGYSVSWSDTLINATEASYTSSFTIRDVEIGNTMVFSITSSGDPGSPVSSTPFTMTSNTQNFPLVLNSIPDGVLTIEVTITDPAGNVGPTVSDNSATLDKTAPSGYSVEWDRFLINTVQATTANFAIRGGEIGTTATYEISSAGDSNTATITNSILITSDPQFFSVNLSTLSDGVLTTNLTLTDLAGNAGDVVIDNSTTLDQTPPTGYLATWDDVLINASEAATASFTVENVEVNSFIDYTISSSGDGNTATITKAATMIFSDPQTVTVDISSLTDGVLSYDIKFSDPAYNPGTPTISGNDVTLDTNAPTGYTVTIDQSPVNAGNDDAVSFTFAGAEIGATYDYTFSSAGGGTSVTGTGIITTTADQITGIDLSSLGDGTITLEASLTDPAGNSGATVMDTKNKDVALPTATIAINDSELSIGETTNVTITFSEVITGFNNADLTIPNGTLSTVSSTDGNITFTATYTPNTNIEDATNIITLDNTGVTDNGGNAGIGTTDSTNFVIDTASPTSTITISDNELTVAETAIVTITFSEPVTNFDTTDLTIPNGTLSTLSSSDGNITFTAIFTPTEGIEDPTNIITLDNTGVTDTIGNAGIGTTDATNFVINTIVPISTITISDNELIIGETATVIITFSEPVTGFDNTNLTVPNGTLSTVSSTDGNITFTATYTPNDDIEDDTNIIILDNTAITNNVGNAGIGTTDSTNFVIDTTSPTSTITISDNELTIEETATVTITFSEPVTGFDNTNLTVPNGTLSTVSSTDGNITFTATYTPNDDIEDDNNIITIDNTGVVDALGNPGIDTTNSENFSINTQNVTPASTTLTFNKGFSPNGDGINDTWVIEGLENFPNHQIQLFNRTGNPVFKSRQYQNDWNGISQGSSTFGNGKLPSGAYYYVIETGNTEVAPLTGWIYINY, from the coding sequence GTGAAAACAAAAATACTTCCCACAGTATTATTCGTACTTATAAGTTTTATAAGTCTAGCACAAACTACCATCACTTTTGATGATCGGGGTTTTTCAAACAACCAAGATATAACAACTCCTCTTCTTAGCGGAATCTCGGGATATAGATTTGAATATCTCCAAAACGATGTTCAAAAATTTGGGACGCGCTACATAAATGATGGAGGGTTTGGAAACTCTGGATATTTCTCCCCACCTTTATTATTTCGTAATCAAAAAATTCGAATTTCGCGAGTAGATGGAAAACCATTTAAACTTAATGAATTTTTCACAAGAGGTGCTTTCGGAAATTCAGTAGGAATGAATTTTACAGGGTACCTGGGAACCGTTCCTGTCGCTACACAGAGTACAACAGCACTTAATAATGGTCAATCTCGTACAATTACACTTAATGTAAATTTTGGCAACGTTACTTCGGTAGTTATCGATGATAATGAAGCCCGTTTTGGTCTTGATGCTAGTTTTGACCATTTTGTTTTTGAACAAATAATAGATAATACAGCACCATCGGGATATACCATAGCTTGGAATGACACTAAGATAAATGCTACAGAAGCTCCCTCCACTTCTTTTACCATTACTGGTGGTGAGATCGGTGATGTTGTCAACTACCGTATTACCAGCTCGGGAGATGGCAACACGGCTACCATAACAAGTAGTGTAGCCATAAGCAGTATCCCACAGACTGTTACAGTAGATGTAAGTTCGCTTCCAGATGGAGTATTAACCAATCGGGTAACCCTCACAGATCCATCTGGTAATATAGGAGTGGCAGTTTCTAGTACAGCTACCCTGGATAAAATCGTACCTGGCGGGTATTCTGTATCCTGGAGTGATACTTTGATCAACGCTACAGAAGCCAGCTACACATCTTCTTTTACTATTAGGGATGTAGAAATAGGAAATACGATGGTATTTTCGATTACCAGCTCAGGAGATCCTGGTTCGCCAGTTTCGAGTACTCCTTTTACAATGACAAGTAATACACAAAACTTTCCTTTAGTTTTAAATAGTATACCGGATGGCGTTTTAACCATAGAAGTAACGATTACTGATCCAGCTGGTAATGTAGGACCTACAGTTTCAGATAATTCTGCTACGTTGGATAAGACCGCCCCTTCTGGTTATTCAGTAGAATGGGATAGATTCTTAATTAATACTGTTCAAGCAACAACTGCTAATTTTGCAATTCGAGGAGGAGAAATCGGCACTACAGCTACTTATGAAATATCAAGTGCCGGAGATAGTAATACCGCTACAATTACCAATAGTATTTTAATTACTTCGGATCCACAGTTTTTTAGTGTAAACCTAAGCACATTGTCTGACGGTGTATTAACTACAAATTTAACGCTCACAGATCTTGCTGGTAATGCAGGAGATGTGGTCATCGATAATTCGACCACCTTAGATCAAACTCCACCAACAGGATATTTGGCAACCTGGGATGATGTACTGATCAATGCTTCTGAGGCTGCTACAGCAAGTTTTACTGTAGAAAATGTCGAGGTAAACTCTTTTATTGATTACACGATATCAAGCTCGGGCGATGGCAATACAGCAACCATTACAAAAGCTGCAACAATGATATTTAGCGATCCTCAAACGGTTACTGTAGATATAAGTTCCTTAACTGATGGAGTATTATCCTATGATATAAAATTCTCAGACCCAGCATATAATCCGGGAACACCCACTATATCGGGCAACGATGTTACCTTAGATACAAATGCACCTACCGGGTATACAGTAACTATAGATCAAAGTCCTGTCAATGCGGGTAATGATGATGCCGTAAGTTTTACTTTTGCTGGAGCAGAAATAGGAGCAACTTATGATTATACTTTCAGCAGTGCAGGAGGTGGTACTTCGGTAACAGGAACAGGAATAATTACAACTACAGCCGATCAAATTACTGGAATTGATCTAAGTAGCTTAGGAGATGGAACTATTACTCTTGAAGCTTCTCTTACAGATCCTGCAGGAAATAGCGGAGCCACCGTAATGGACACAAAAAATAAAGACGTGGCATTACCAACAGCGACTATAGCTATAAATGATTCTGAACTCTCTATAGGTGAAACTACAAATGTAACAATTACTTTTTCTGAAGTTATAACTGGTTTTAACAATGCAGATCTAACTATACCAAACGGAACGCTCTCTACCGTAAGTTCTACTGATGGGAATATTACTTTTACAGCAACCTATACGCCAAATACCAATATAGAAGATGCAACAAACATCATTACATTGGATAATACAGGAGTTACTGATAATGGTGGTAACGCGGGTATTGGAACAACAGACTCTACAAATTTTGTTATTGATACAGCATCACCTACCTCAACAATAACAATTAGTGATAATGAATTAACCGTAGCAGAAACTGCTATAGTAACCATCACATTCTCTGAACCTGTAACCAATTTTGATACTACTGATCTTACTATACCAAACGGAACACTCTCTACATTGAGTTCTTCTGATGGCAATATCACTTTTACCGCTATTTTTACTCCAACAGAAGGTATTGAAGATCCAACAAACATCATTACATTGGATAATACAGGAGTTACTGATACTATTGGTAATGCAGGTATTGGAACAACAGACGCTACAAATTTTGTTATTAATACTATAGTACCTATATCAACAATAACAATTAGTGATAATGAATTAATCATAGGAGAAACAGCTACAGTAATCATCACATTCTCTGAACCTGTAACTGGTTTTGATAATACAAATCTAACTGTACCAAACGGAACGCTCTCTACCGTAAGTTCTACCGATGGTAACATCACTTTTACAGCAACCTATACGCCAAATGATGATATCGAAGATGATACTAACATCATTATATTGGATAATACTGCAATTACTAACAATGTTGGTAACGCGGGTATTGGAACAACAGACTCTACAAATTTTGTTATTGATACCACATCGCCTACTTCGACAATAACAATTAGTGATAATGAATTAACAATAGAGGAAACAGCAACAGTAACCATCACATTCTCTGAACCTGTAACTGGTTTTGATAATACAAATCTAACTGTACCAAACGGAACGCTCTCTACCGTAAGTTCTACCGATGGTAACATCACTTTTACAGCAACCTATACGCCAAATGATGATATCGAAGATGATAACAACATCATAACTATAGATAATACTGGAGTCGTCGATGCTTTAGGAAACCCCGGGATAGATACTACAAATTCTGAAAACTTTAGCATTAACACCCAGAATGTAACTCCAGCTTCAACTACTTTAACTTTTAATAAAGGATTCTCTCCTAATGGAGATGGGATCAATGATACATGGGTAATTGAAGGGTTAGAAAACTTCCCTAATCACCAAATTCAACTTTTTAATAGAACAGGTAACCCAGTTTTTAAGTCCAGACAATATCAAAATGACTGGAACGGAATCTCCCAAGGGAGTTCGACTTTTGGAAATGGAAAACTTCCCTCTGGAGCGTATTATTATGTTATCGAAACCGGGAATACCGAAGTAGCTCCTTTAACTGGTTGGATATACATTAACTATTAA
- a CDS encoding type IX secretion system membrane protein PorP/SprF: protein MKDFTHIYIVLLLFLVSFSGKAQQDPNFSMYRYNMNVINPAYAGTNGNLEALVSIRSQWAGVQDAPETYTFNINSPVGKNVGVGLSVVNDQVFVLDETHLYADFSYKIKLTEQLDLHAGIKAGGSFLNIDLNKVGIENDPLFAENVSRFNPNVGLGFYLKAERFYITLSAPNLLSNDRFEKEGVNPVSASDDQQFYLGGGYTIPFNDNFKLQPSVLGRAVSGVPLSVDITTSAWYKDRLELGVNYRLDESFTTFLTANFMNDTLSFGYAYEHTTTDIGKFNNGSHEIILKISFR from the coding sequence ATGAAAGATTTTACTCATATATATATTGTCCTATTACTTTTTCTTGTTTCATTTTCTGGAAAGGCACAACAGGATCCTAATTTCAGTATGTATAGATACAACATGAATGTTATAAATCCTGCATATGCGGGTACCAATGGTAATCTGGAGGCTCTTGTTAGTATTCGAAGCCAATGGGCAGGTGTGCAAGATGCTCCTGAGACCTATACCTTTAATATCAACTCTCCTGTAGGCAAAAATGTGGGTGTTGGTTTAAGTGTCGTCAACGATCAAGTATTTGTACTTGATGAAACTCATCTATACGCTGATTTTTCATATAAAATTAAACTGACAGAGCAATTAGATTTACATGCAGGAATAAAAGCAGGAGGATCTTTCTTAAATATAGATCTTAACAAAGTGGGAATAGAAAACGATCCTTTATTTGCAGAAAATGTGAGTAGATTTAACCCTAACGTAGGGCTTGGATTTTACCTCAAAGCAGAACGCTTTTATATCACATTATCTGCTCCTAATCTGTTGTCTAATGATCGCTTCGAAAAAGAGGGAGTTAATCCTGTTTCGGCAAGTGATGATCAACAGTTCTATTTGGGAGGGGGATATACGATCCCTTTTAATGATAATTTTAAATTACAACCTTCTGTATTAGGTAGGGCTGTATCTGGTGTTCCTTTATCGGTAGATATCACTACATCTGCATGGTATAAAGACAGGTTAGAATTAGGAGTTAATTATCGATTAGATGAAAGTTTTACTACATTTTTAACTGCTAATTTTATGAATGACACGCTCAGTTTTGGCTATGCTTATGAACATACAACCACTGATATAGGTAAATTTAATAACGGAAGCCACGAGATCATATTAAAAATTAGTTTTAGGTAA
- the ccoS gene encoding cbb3-type cytochrome oxidase assembly protein CcoS — MGVIYILLTISIIVAIVFFISFIISVRNGQYDDVYTPSVRMLFDDELIKESKKKSSESTKTKQS, encoded by the coding sequence ATGGGTGTAATCTATATACTCTTAACGATTAGTATAATCGTTGCCATCGTCTTTTTTATTAGCTTCATAATATCGGTCAGAAATGGTCAATATGATGATGTTTATACGCCTTCTGTTAGGATGCTTTTTGACGATGAACTTATAAAGGAAAGCAAAAAAAAATCTTCGGAATCCACTAAAACTAAACAATCTTAA